A segment of the Trifolium pratense cultivar HEN17-A07 linkage group LG7, ARS_RC_1.1, whole genome shotgun sequence genome:
aagtaaaaatatttatcttttctTCATTAAGTTTAGCTTTAGATGCATCTGAAATATTTAAGAATATCCTAATTGATTAATCCCCTTGGTTCAATTCATTTGTGATCTTCAATTTATCTACCCTCAATGCTTTCTTCTCCTACTGCAAGTACATGAAATACTGATCCAATAAATCTATGACTAATATCATATATGCTGATGCAGTGTTGGGAGGCTTGTTCATATTGACTTCGGTTTCATTCTAGAAACATCACCGGGTGGGAATATGCGTTTTGAAAGTGCACATTTTAAGCTGAGCCACGAGATGACACAGTTACTAGATCCATCTGGTGTTATGAAGAGTGATACATGGATCCAATTTTTAAGGTAGTAATGGCATTTCTAGCTTGATCACAAATAAGTCTTCTCTTTAATCacttattatgttttttttctctctcattttGTATTTTGAAAATTGTCTGTTCTTTTGATGTTTGTTGTGCATCTAGATTGTGTGTGAAAGGATACCTCGCAGCCCGTCGACATATGGAAGGGATAATCACGACTGTGGCATTGATGCTAGACAGTGGGTTACCTTGCTTCAGCAGGGGTGACCCCATTGGTAATCTTCGGAAGAGATTTCATCCGGAGATGAGTGAGCGTGAAGCGGCTAATTTCATGATCCATGTATGTAAAGATGCTTATAATAAGTGGACTACTGCTGGTTATGACTTGATACAATACGTGCAGCAAGGCATCGAAAAGTGAGAGGTAATATAGAACTGACCTATAACGTGTACATGTTTGCTTGTAATTTTACATtcaattgtgatttttttgagGAATTTTCTCCATTATAGTATTGAGGAGGGAATAGTATAAATGGGCGGATGAACATTCAGAAGTTCTGTATTTACATTTCGCGAGTCCCTCTTGATGTAAAAATACAGTTGTGTAATCTTGTTTATTGAATAGTGAATACAATTCATTGTGGTGATGATCGGAAACATTTTATAGATAATCATTCACACTAACAGTATTTTAACGAGACAGAGCAATCCAATAAATTGcagttaaaaaataatcatactTAAATAAACCCTACATAATAGTATGATTTTCCTTCGCATACAAGTCTCATCCCTAAAGTGGAtgaaacacagtttttttatttatttgaaaaggTAAATAGCCtaatataaagaaaaacatGCAAATGAACCTTActgcttattttttttaatagaaatgaACCCTACAAGCACTACATATTGCCTCAACTAATTCAGCTTAACCATTACTATTATTGGTCCTTAATTGGCGAATTGGATCTCTCCATTATCGTTGTTAGTACCCTTGGTATTTGACTTCCTCCAAAATTTACCAAAAGACCCTTCCATTTCTTCAAGAGTCTTACCTTGTGTTTCAGGGAGCATTGTATAGAAGAAGATCCATCCACAAGCTGCGATTCCACCAAACAGAAAGAAAGCCCCTCCTATACTTATCTTATCAGATAAGGACAAAAATGTCATTGAAATTATTCCACTGGTCACCCTATTCACCACCACCCCTGCAGACGCACCTTGAGCACGTAACCGCAACGGAAAAATCTCAGAACTATAAACCCAAGTAATAGGACCCGCGCCAATTGAAAATGTTGCCACGTAGGACAAAACAGAAGCAATGCTCAATCCAACGGCCCACATATGTCTCACGTTCGAATGATCAACGACTGTGAGACTCACCGCAAGAGTGAGTAGTGAAATCACCATTCCACCAACACTAGACAACAACAACGGTCTACGCCCGACCCGATCCAACAAAAAAGTAGCCACTAAGATGAAAACGGTTTTAGCCAATCCAACGGCCACAGTTGCAAGTAACTGTTCCGTATCAGATTCAAGTCCAGCTTTACGAAAAATAGTAGGACTGTACAAAACGACGGCGTCTATACCCGAAGCTTGTTGAAAGAAATGAATCCCAAGAGCAGCAATCACTATGTGACGCACTGCTGGTGTAGGATAAAGAAACAACTCTTTCCACACAGTAGTACCCTCCCTCTCGTTGTTTCTGTTAACTGAAACGACGTCGTCGTTGCAATTCTCGGGAATTCCAGCTGCAGCTTTGATTTCCATGAGCCTAAGTTGAGCCTCTTGTTCGGAATCAGAGGTTTTGTTGAGAACATTTATAGCATCACCGAGTCTTCCTTTCATAACGAGCCAACGAGGTGACTCAGGCATTGCTAACACTCCAACGGCTAAGATTACGGAAGGAATTGCTCCGATTCCAAGCATCACTCTCCATCCTACTTTAAGTGAAAGCTTCGAAAATCCAAAGTTTGAAATGTATCCAAGTAATATCCCTCCATTGATGAATACCTAATTATCAAAGTATAACACAGTTAGTAGTTTAATTAaccaattaatattatttggaTATGTGCCGGTACATCATTGAAGTGAACAATTTTGATAGGTCAGCAAATATtgtttaacataaaaaaattaataaatactatttCACTCGTCTGGGGCACTAGGACATGTCTAAAAAAGATATTTACGGAAGAATTTAGCATATACTAGTAATTAGGTACCTCAGGGAAGGAGGTGAGGAAGCCACGAGAGGAAGCGGGGGATACTTCAGCGGTGTAGACTGGGGCAATCATGAGGGCGTAGCCGATGCCAATGCCGGCAATGAAGCGGGCAAACATGAGAAAGGCAAAGTTGGGAGAGAACCCCATTAGGATTGCACCGGCAAAGAAGATGGCACCAGCGAGGACGATAGTGTAACGGCGACCGATCCAGTCGGAGGTTCTACCGGCTAAGCAAGAGCCTATTAAGGAGAAAAGGTTGATGATGCCTACCAGGATTTCGATTTGTACGTCAGATAGTTTCAAGTCCCTTTTAATGTATATCACTGCTCCACTCATCACCCCAATATCTACATAACATAACATACAATGTCATATACATGCATATAGTTAATGTCCATAGGTTCATGCATGTCCATATTGATCTGTGTATACTTATTTGCATGTTTGAAATAAGAATTATTGTCTAGTCTCACTtctattgaaattttaaaatatatttggtcAAAATCACATTATTCAGCCAAACTCGCCGTTAATTCATACATacacttaatttaaaataatataaaaatttcatacatgcaaatttttttagtatttttctcATAAGAGAATCAAAATTTTCATGCAAATGCAAcaattaaaaagaaacaaaagaagtaATATTAAACTTTACTCTTTGTCATATTAATTGTGCATGTTCTATCATGTATATATGGATGTAGTTACTACACTTAATTACCATAACCAAGTAAGATGGAAGTCATGGAAGCCAAAATAGCGCAAGCAAAAGCAAACTTGTTGGATTTAGGTTTCATTTGGGGATCGAAATCCTCAAGAGACTTCTGAGAAGCTGTTTTGCCCTCCGCCATATATCTTAATAATTAGTTTATATAGTTGAATTGAATTAATAGAGATAGGAGATATAGAAAAATGTGTTTAATTTGAGTATGATAGTGAAATAGCTAGATACAtatgcatgcatatatatatgtgaTGAGAATTAAGCCACAGGTTGAAAGATGAGAGATGAGCTTTACAAATAATACAAACCAAAGACGCAGCTGGCGTACTTATATAAGGCATTTAAAGGCACTAACACTCTCAGAATAGAAACGTCTCTGTCATTGTGTCTCGTCCTCTTAATACTATGGGCTCGTTTGGTGTAcatgataagagacaggataagataattgtatcatatcctgtcacaatccagtgtttggtgacacagcaagatatgataagttaatcctgaagcttatcctatcctgtctctctagttataattcttatcctgaatttgagctgggttaccagcagaaTAGGATAAGAAGccaaaaaaattactgatttattctataaaatatattttaaaataaataaaataaaatcaaataaaatataaataataaaataattcatttttaaatatatatgtgatttttctcaggggtaattttgtaattaatatattctaaaaaatcaaaattttactaaaattataatattttaaagtaaaataattattaaaaaattgaaaaatagggatattaatttaaattatttgattacttatttatatttttatttataaaattcaaagtattacaaaataattttaaaaaaataacaattgttttacaagagtaactttatcatttaaattgttatatattttattatattattatgagcaagtatgtattaaaaacaatatataatagttatcatgtttgattacttatttatattttttaaaattcaaagtattacaaaattgaaaaattagggatattataaaattatttgattacttatttatattttttatttataataattatattttttacttatatattaattattaaaaaataataatattttttacttatatatttttagggatatttatattttttacttatataataattattaaaaaattgaaaaatagggatattataaaattatttgattacttatttatattttttatttataaaattgaaagtattacaaaataattttaaaaaaataacaattgttttacaagagtaactttatcatttaaattgttatatatcttatcatattattatgagcaagtatgtattaaaaacaatatataatagttatcatgtttgttatcctgtgtgcaccaaacataggatatgataactcatgataactgttatcctgctgatatcctatcatattcttatcctgttttatatcctatcctgtcactatcctatcatgcgcaccaaacggaccctaagtctataattaatatatatgtttcaaCAATAATAATGGAGTTGGCCAAACTTGTTCAACCTATAATCTCATTTGCTGGTCTCGTGAGACCACTTGAGGATTGATTGATATGGACAAGTTGTTGATTAGTTAAGTATatactttcatttttttctgtATAACGAATTCATTAAATGTCCCAATCCCTTAAgcctttaattaattattaaaatttgggCAACGAACTTCATCTTACCTAATCAAAATCATCGTAGCCGTGGCCGGTGAAACACCTCTTCAATATGGTGTTGGAAAAGGGTGGTTACCTGCAAGACACTCTGGCGCTCATGAGTCAGTATTTGGTAGAGTGAGAGATttaagagtaaaaatataatatatgatcTTTCTACATGAGAAGTATATATGTAGTCCCGAGCATGCACAAAGTCAATGCCATTAATGTGAGAGTCTATCTTGCGGCCTCGACTTTAATGGTAGTCGAAATAATGGCACAAAAGTCATGATTGGCAATAAGGGGTAATCATGCTGATGTCGGTCATTACAGAAGTGTCGGCTTCTATGATCGTTGAGTAGAAACGCGTGACCTTGCAACAACGCGCTATTAGGTTGAGCTCGACACCTAAGTGGATCGTGCTCGACATTGAATTGGGCTTAGGCCCGgtccaaaatataattattctttctttttaaccCACCATAACTATTATTATCTTTGACCCTAAATAGACATTCGAAAATActtccacaatttttttaaagcaaaataCTTCCACAGTTTAAGCACTTCAATAAAGTTAATTATCGAGTCGACAACATGCAAGAATATATATGAGCATATTTGTGcgttcaaaaaacaaaaaaattcaaaagatatatataatGTACATTTGATCGGCTAAAAAATGAAAGACTAAACATGACAATTTTAATTGTACcgtgttttattttaaaaactgTTTATAGGATCGGACGAACTGGGGGCTAAAAGATtggacaaaatttgaaatttgtgtCCCTTACTAAATCATAGGACAACTTTTATCATCTgcacaaatttattttatattattctatCTTGTATTGTTGTATATTGTACTTACTAATTGTGCAGATCAAAACAGACCTATATACATAACTGGCAGCAATTTGTTTTGCAACTGGTTGTATCTAAATATTTTCTATAAGATCCTTTCATCTTGTTCCGTCACTGGTAGGAtcttctaataaaaaaatatcagttGCTTGGATAAGATATGGAGTGCTTTATTCTAGTTGgcgaaaagaaaaagaaaaacatcaaCTGGTACCATGTTTAATTGTTTAGCTGTGATCAAACCGAAAAAGAAAAGGCAAGATCCACTTTAAAAAGTAagatcaaattatatatttgacatgaaaataaatttaccCTGAGTatctcgtgagcttagctcagttggtagagacatcacattatatatgcagggggtcGTGGTTCGAATCCTCACTTCAAAGATGAACTTTCAAGTCACTAGGctgcttgacaaaaaaaaaaattacccttAATAAGAGATATGGTTTTTTCAAGTAAGAGATTATGGATTCGATATTTGACATTTATGTATAGAGAAAATTCTATTAAAAATGGAAAACTTATGTTGGAAAACACAATTAGTTATCACTAAACAATTGTAAAAACATTTTACTTATAACATGCTAACCCGAAAAAACTCATAGTtattatgtgtgtttatatataACAGGAAGATCATgacttttttgttatttataggTAAATATAATTGTGCTCCTTCATaacttttttgttatttataggTAAATATATTAGTAGTAGAAATTGAATCATAGTTCACAAATTTTACctcaattaacaaaaaaatgttaaaattattaGGTCGAACGTCATGACCAGAGTTCAAAC
Coding sequences within it:
- the LOC123899243 gene encoding polyol transporter 5-like, yielding MAEGKTASQKSLEDFDPQMKPKSNKFAFACAILASMTSILLGYDIGVMSGAVIYIKRDLKLSDVQIEILVGIINLFSLIGSCLAGRTSDWIGRRYTIVLAGAIFFAGAILMGFSPNFAFLMFARFIAGIGIGYALMIAPVYTAEVSPASSRGFLTSFPEVFINGGILLGYISNFGFSKLSLKVGWRVMLGIGAIPSVILAVGVLAMPESPRWLVMKGRLGDAINVLNKTSDSEQEAQLRLMEIKAAAGIPENCNDDVVSVNRNNEREGTTVWKELFLYPTPAVRHIVIAALGIHFFQQASGIDAVVLYSPTIFRKAGLESDTEQLLATVAVGLAKTVFILVATFLLDRVGRRPLLLSSVGGMVISLLTLAVSLTVVDHSNVRHMWAVGLSIASVLSYVATFSIGAGPITWVYSSEIFPLRLRAQGASAGVVVNRVTSGIISMTFLSLSDKISIGGAFFLFGGIAACGWIFFYTMLPETQGKTLEEMEGSFGKFWRKSNTKGTNNDNGEIQFAN